A part of Lacerta agilis isolate rLacAgi1 chromosome 7, rLacAgi1.pri, whole genome shotgun sequence genomic DNA contains:
- the RBIS gene encoding ribosomal biogenesis factor, whose product MGKNKAKSQKPMNVFHVANKKIAKVKRKAKPVTTNLKKINIVNDEKVNMVNKVFTEVQKEVKQLSKAISSDSPKSFQIPKAMEGEPANVDAAADLLSQL is encoded by the exons ATGGGCAAGAACAAGGCAAAAAGTCAGAAGCCAATGAATGTATTCCATGTGGCCAACAAGAAAATAGCGAAGgttaaaaggaaagcaaagccagTGACGACAAATCTAAAAAAG attAATATTGTGAACGATGAAAAGGTTAACATGGTGAATAAGGTATTTACAGAAGTACAGAAAGAAGTTAAGCAATTGTCCAAAGCCATTTCATCAGACTCTCCAAAGAGCTTTCAG ATTCCAAAAGCTATGGAAGGTGAACCAGCCAACGTAGATGCTGCTGCTGACTTGCTGTCACAATTGTAG